One segment of Solanum lycopersicum chromosome 1, SLM_r2.1 DNA contains the following:
- the LOC101246188 gene encoding NAC domain-containing protein 104, translating to MGDSNVKLPPGFRFYPTDEELVVHFLQRKAALLPCHPDVIPDLNLYPYDPWDLDGKAMVEGNKWYFYSRRTQSRITENGYWKSLGVDEPIFSTGHNNNNNNIVGMKKYYAFYLGELPEGVKTNWVMQEFSLNSESSSGSSRSSSKRRTRSKIDYSGWVICRVYEHNYDNDDDNNGPELSCLDEVFLSLDDLDEISLPH from the exons atggGAGATAGTAATGTGAAGTTGCCACCTGGATTTCGATTTTACCCGACAGATGAAGAATTAGTTGTTCATTTTCTTCAACGCAAAGCTGCTCTTTTACCTTGCCATCCTGATGTCATTCCTGATCTTAATCTTTACCCTTATGATCCTTGGGACTTAGATG GAAAAGCAATGGTAGAAGGAAATAAATGGTATTTCTATAGCAGGAGAACACAGAGTAGAATCACTGAAAATGGATATTGGAAATCATTAGGAGTTGATGAACCAATATTTTCAACAggtcacaataataataataataatattgttggTATGAAGAAATATTATGCTTTTTATCTAGGTGAGCTACCAGAAGGTGTCAAAACAAATTGGGTAATGCAAGAATTTAGTCTTAATTCTGAATCTTCTTCTGGAAGTAGTCGTTCATCTTCTAAAAGAAGAACCCGTTCCAAAATt GACTATAGTGGATGGGTAATATGTCGTGTATACGAACACAattatgataatgatgatgataataatggaCCGGAGCTATCATGCTTGGATGAAGTTTTTCTATCGCTAGATGATCTTGATGAAATTAGTTTACCGCACtag
- the LOC101246968 gene encoding uncharacterized protein produces MITSIDPNKNKMYRVPDVDLTRSDTTLRLDCFGYGGNECVRFGGSETNSGSHVMQQNAIDDGCKLVLGLGPTPTICSNDYYPGGSNKNKGFTALLNQGQFSESDSILKLGLSGSTGEISNALDFSAITQSTAGAPHHIDQLSSDGKRPAVPILDEGSTSAKKSGGYMPSLLLAPRIENSQLSFQNKEVSELGAKSHFHLPELSSEPSCISDYSMSNLSEPTTMATSSRKMTNPKRCKFPGCCKGARGATGLCIGHGGGQRCQKPGCNKGSESRTAYCKAHGGGKRCEHLGCTKSAEGKTDYCIAHGGGRRCGFPQGCTRAARGKSGLCIKHGGGKRCNVEGCTRSAEGKVGLCISHGGGRRCQFPSCSKGAQGSTLFCKAHGGGKRCIFAGCTKGAEGSTPLCKAHGGGKRCLFDGGGICPKSVHGGTNFCVAHGGGKRCSVPGCTKSARGRTDCCVRHGGGKRCKFENCEKSAQGSTDFCKAHGGGKRCSWGEGKCEKFARGRGGLCAAHSSLLHGRNTNKGGMIGPGLFHGLVPAASPIKSTFENNRSSSMVSMVSDSVHSLNKPAERQLLIPPQVLVPLSMKASLTCSEKLDDRSINLGIGRSNTNSNFEFVVPEGRVHGGGLMTLLGGNLKNAIM; encoded by the coding sequence ATGATCACATCTATTGATCCTAATAAGAACAAAATGTACCGTGTTCCAGATGTTGATCTCACAAGGAGTGATACTACATTAAGATTAGATTGCTTTGGTTATGGAGGAAATGAGTGTGTCAGATTTGGAGGCAGTGAAACCAATAGCGGAAGCCATGTTATGCAACAGAATGCTATTGATGATGGGTGTAAATTGGTCCTTGGTTTGGGGCCAACACCTACAATATGTTCTAACGACTATTATCCTGGTGgatctaataaaaataaagggtTTACAGCCTTGTTGAATCAGGGACAATTCTCTGAGAGTGATTCTATCCTCAAACTTGGCCTCTCAGGGAGCACCGGTGAAATTTCTAATGCACTTGACTTTTCGGCTATCACTCAGAGTACTGCTGGTGCACCTCATCATATCGATCAGCTGTCTTCGGATGGTAAAAGGCCGGCGGTCCCTATCCTGGACGAAGGTTCAACATCAGCCAAGAAGTCTGGTGGGTACATGCCTTCACTTCTTCTGGCTCCAAGAATTGAGAACAGCCAACTATCCTTCCAAAATAAGGAAGTTTCAGAGCTGGGTGCGAAATCCCATTTCCATCTCCCTGAGCTGAGCTCTGAGCCTTCTTGTATCTCTGACTACTCAATGAGTAACCTCTCTGAACCAACGACAATGGCTACATCCTCACGCAAAATGACCAATCCCAAGAGATGCAAGTTTCCAGGATGCTGCAAAGGAGCTCGAGGAGCGACAGGTCTTTGCATTGGGCATGGCGGAGGACAGAGATGCCAGAAACCTGGATGCAACAAAGGTTCCGAGAGTAGGACTGCATACTGCAAGGCCCATGGAGGAGGGAAGAGGTGCGAACACCTGGGATGCACTAAAAGTGCAGAAGGTAAGACCGACTACTGCATAGCACATGGTGGTGGAAGGCGTTGTGGCTTTCCTCAAGGTTGCACTAGAGCAGCACGTGGCAAGTCAGGCCTTTGCATCAAGCATGGTGGAGGTAAGAGGTGCAATGTGGAAGGATGCACCCGTAGTGCTGAGGGGAAAGTTGGGTTGTGCATTTCACATGGTGGTGGACGCCGTTGCCAATTCCCTAGTTGTTCAAAAGGTGCACAGGGGAGCACTTTGTTCTGCAAAGCACATGGTGGTGGAAAGCGTTGCATCTTTGCTGGCTGCACCAAAGGAGCTGAAGGGAGTACACCTCTTTGCAAAGCACATGGGGGTGGAAAGCGGTGTCTCTTTGATGGTGGTGGTATCTGCCCCAAAAGTGTACACGGAGGCACAAACTTTTGTGTTGCCCATGGTGGTGGGAAGAGGTGTTCTGTTCCAGGATGCACCAAGAGTGCTCGAGGGCGTACAGATTGTTGTGTTAGGCATGGGGGAGGGAAACGCTGCAAGTTTGAAAACTGTGAAAAGAGTGCTCAAGGTAGCACCGACTTTTGCAAGGCTCATGGTGGTGGTAAGCGTTGCAGCTGGGGAGAGGGGAAATGCGAGAAGTTTGCTAGGGGCAGAGGAGGGCTATGTGCTGCTCATAGCAGCTTGTTACATGGGAGGAATACGAATAAAGGAGGCATGATTGGACCAGGACTTTTCCATGGACTGGTCCCTGCTGCCTCCCCTATAAAGAGCACTTTTGAGAACAATCGTTCTTCGTCTATGGTGAGCATGGTATCAGATTCAGTTCATTCGCTCAATAAGCCAGCTGAACGGCAGCTACTTATACCACCACAGGTATTGGTACCCTTGTCAATGAAGGCCTCACTAACTTGTTCAGAGAAGCTGGATGACAGAAGCATCAACCTTGGGATTGGAAGAAGCAACACAAACAGCAACTTTGAGTTTGTTGtcccagagggcagagttcatgGTGGTGGCCTAATGACTTTGCTTGGGGGAAACCTGAAAAATGCAATAATGTGA